The Aeromonas jandaei genomic interval TCTATGGTGGCATCATCCAGTGGATAGCTATCCCAGTCGCTGAGGCTAAGATGCAGTGCCAGCGCCTTGACGTAGTGCTGGGTGCGGATGATATGGGCGCCGGTCTCGTTGTCGCGGGTCTCCGCCAGCGAGGCGAGGCCGAGAATGGCCACATCACGGGTGAGGTTGAGCTCGTCGCTGCGGGATTTCAGCTCGCCGATCATCTGATTGGTGCTGGCGGCGATAAGGCCAAACTCGTCATCCCGGGTGACCGGCACCCGGGCATCGAAGTCACCGCATTGCACTCTGGCCATGGTGCTGGTCTGGTGGCGCAGGGAGAGGCCAAGGTTGCGGCCGTAGCCGTGAATGATGAGGGCGAGATAGCTGAAGGTCACCGTCATCACGAAGGCGATCTCCCACAGGATGTAGTGCTGGGCCTCGACCCTCGGCAGACTGCGCTCCACCGTCACCAGCCACTCCAGATCCTTGTTGAACAGCAAGAAGAATACGCACCCCAATAAGGTGAGGGTTGCCAGGGTAAAGAGGGTGAACTTGCGTGGCAGCGGCATGGCCAGCGGCTGGCTCAGTGCCAGGTTCTGCTCGGCTTGCCGTGCTCTGGCCCGATGCCAATCCCGCTCCAGAGTCAGGTCGGCCGCCACCAGAAAGCCGAGGGTGGTCATCCCCAGCAATACCTTGAGGTGACTCTCCAGCGGAAAGTCGTGAACCAGGGCGTTGTAGCCCGAGAGCAGCAGTGCTCCCAGCAGGTAGAAACCTACCTCCAGTCCGAACCCGTCCAGCCCGTTACGCGGCAGGGGCCGCCTTGAGAGCAGCTGGTTGCGCACGGTGAACATGATGGCGAACGTCACCAGGGTCGGCCCCAGCAACTGGGGCAGGGTGAGGCTCTCGAGAAACGGGCAGACCTGCCAGCCATAGAGACAAAAGAGTGACAGGGTTACCCCGTAGTGCAGGGCGCAGCGCCCCGAGATTCTCATCATGATTTCACCTGAACAGCGTTTTTGTTGTTATGGCCGCCGCGACAGGCGCACCATCCTCAGCACCGTTGCAGCAGCAGGCTACCGATAGAGTAGCCGGCGCCAAACGAGCAGAGGACGCCGCGCGCCCCGACAGGAAGGTCGCGATTGTACAGATGAAACGCGATGATGGAACCCGCCGAGCTGGTATTGCCATAGCTGTCGAGGATGACCGGTGCCTCCTGCTGGCTGGCATCGTGGCCTAGCAGCTTGCGGCCGATGAACTGGTTCATGGTGAGGTTGGCCTGATGGAGCCAGAGCCGGCTCAGAGAGTCTGCGGGCCAGCCCTGCTCATCGAGCTGGTTGGCTATCTGGTCGCACACCAGTGGCAACACCTCCTTGAACACCTTGCGCCCCTGCTGACGAAACAGCTTGTCGTCGCTGTAGCGGGTGCGCGGGCTCAGCCGGTTCAAAAAGCCGAAGTTGTTGCGGATGTTGTTGGAGTACTGGGTCACCAGCTTGCTGGCTACCAGTTGCCACGGATTGGCCACCTTGCAATCGGCCTCCCGCTCCAGCAGCACCGCGGTGCAGGCATCACCGAAGATAAAGTGGCTATCCCGATCGCGAAAATTGAGGTGCCCCGAACAGATCTCCGGATTGACCACCAGCGCCAGTTTGGCGCTGCCTGCCGCCAGCATGTCGGCGGCTGTTTTGATACCGAAGGTGGCAGACGAGCAGGCCACGTTCATGTCAAAGGCCATGCCGCTCGCTCCCAGATAGTGCTGCAGCTCGATGGCCAGCGCCGGATAGGGGCGTGGCATGTTGGATGCCGCCACTATCACCAGATCGATCTCTCCCGGCTCGCGGCCGGCGGCGATCAGCGCCTGTTCGGCGGCGGCCACCGCCATCTCCACCATGATGGAGGGCATCTCATCGGGCCGCTCAGCCAGCAGCGGCTGCATGATGTCGGGGTTGAGCACTCCCTCGCGGCTCACCAGATAACGGCTCTTGATGCCGGACGCCTTCTCGATGAACTCGCAGCTGGAGTGCTGCTTGGCGGGGAGCTGGCCGGCGTCGATGGCGGAGGCGTTCTCCTCGTTGTAGAGATCCACATACTGGTTGAAGGCGGCCACCAGCTCTTCATTGCTGACGGCAAAGGGGGGTGTATAGAGGCCTGAGCCACTGATCACGATAGCGGTCATCTTTGCTCCTCGCCGGGTGCGTTCCCGGCTTGTCGGTTTATAGGGTAGAGAGGGTTACAGCTGGTCGATCGCCGCAGCGAGACCCGCCAGGGTCAGCGGATGCATCCGTCCGCCAACCACATCATTCATCAGCTTGATGGAGGGGTGCCAGAGCCACTCCCGGCGCGGGGTGGGGTTGATCCACACCAGTTTGGGAAAGTGCTGCTGCAGGCGGGTGAGCCACACCTGACCCGACTCCTCGTTCCACTGCTCGACACTGCCGCCCGGCCAGGTGATCTCGTAGGGGCCCATGGTGGCATCCCCCACCAGGATTACCCGGTAGTCGCTGCCGTAGGTGCGCAGCAGGCGCAGGGTATCGAACCGCTCCTCAAAGCGGCGGGCGTTATCCTTCCAGACGAAGTCGTAGAGGCAGTTGTGAAAATAGAAGTACTCCAGATGCTTGAACTCGTGGCGCAACGCGGAGAAGAGGCGTTGTACCTCGGCCACGTGGGCATCCATGGAGCCTCCCACATCGAAAAAGACCAACAGTTTCACCCCGTTGTGGCGCTCGGGCCGCAACTTCACATCGAGCCAACCCTGGCGGGCAGAACTTTTTATGGTGTCGTCGAGATCAAGCTCGTCGGGATTGCCTTTGCGCACCCAGCGTCTGAGCTTGCGCAGCGCCAGCTGAATGGCGCGCTGGCCGAGCGGCGAGTCGTCGCTGAAGTTGCGATAGTGACGGGCCTCCCATACCTTGGTCGCCTTGCCGTGCAGCCCCTCTCCACCCATGCGGACGCCCTCGGGGTGAAAACCGCCGTGGCCAAACGGGCTGCTGCCACCGGTTCCCACCCACTTGTTGCCGCCGGCGTGGCGCTCTTTCTGTTCGCTTAACCGCTGGTTAAGGGTCTCCAGCAGTTTGTCGAGTCCGCCGAGGGATTTGAGCAACGCCTTCTCCTCTGGGCTCAACAGCCGTTCGAACTCCTTGCGCAGCCACTCCTCGGGCAGGCTCTCCGGCAGCAGGGGAATGGCTTCCAGTCCCTCGTAGTATTCGGCGAAGGCGCGATCGAAGCGATCGTAGTGAGCCTCGTCTTTTACCAGCAGGCAGCGGGAGAGTTGGTAGAACTCGTCCATATCGATGGCGACCAACCGGGCAGCCAGTGCAGCGTGCAAGTCCAGCAGTTCGCGCAGGCTGCAGGGGAGCTTGTGGCGGCGCAGATGGGTAAAAAAGTCGATCAGCATGAGTCAGCTGCCGCGCCGGGCCAGAAAGGCGAGCTTCTCGAATAGATGCAAATCCTGCTCGGTCTTGAGCAGAGCGCCATATAGCGCGGGCACCAGCTTGCCGGGCTCGCGGGCGCGCATCGCCTCGGGGGCGATATCGTCGGCCAGGAGCAGGCGGATCCAGTCCAAGAGTTCCGAGGTGGAGGGCTTCTTGCGCAGCCCCTCTACCTCGCGCAGCTCGAAGAAGAGGTCCATCGCTTCGCCAAGCAGGCTCTCCTTGAGGTCGGGATAGTGGAGTTTGACGATGGCCTGCATCTCGGCCTTGTCGGGGAAGCGGATGTAGTGGAAAAAGCAGCGGCGCAGGAAGGCATCCGGCAGCTCTTTTTCATTGTTGGAGGTGATGATGACCACCGGCCGCTGGCGAGCCCTGACTCGCTCGCCGGTCTCGTAAACATCGAACTCCATTCGATCCAGCTCCAGCAGCAGATCGTTGGGGAATTCGATGTCGGCCTTGTCGATCTCGTCGATCAGCAGCACCGGTCGCTGCTCGGCGCTAAAAGCCTGCCACAGCTTGCCCTGGCGAATGTAGTGGCTGATATTGGCCACTCTGGGGTCGCCGAGCTGGGAATCGCGCAGCCGCGCTACCGCATCATATTCGTAGAGTCCCTGCTGGGCTTTGGTGGTGGACTTGATATGCCAGGCAATGAGATCGGTGCCAAGATGGTCGGCGACCGCTTCCGCCAGCACCGTCTTGCCGGTGCCTGGCTCCCCTTTGATCAGCAGCGGTTTTTCGAGGGTGATGGCGGCATTGACCGCCATCTTCAATGCATCGGAGGCGAGATACTGGCTGCTTCCTGAAAATCCCATAACGTCGGTTCCTTTGACGATTGGCTCCCGGAGTCAGGGGCCAGAGAGAATAAGCTCTATATGTTGTAATACCATATGGTTATAACGAATAGTCACTTCTCATTCAGAAACCACAGGGTAATCTTGTTTCATCGTCGTAACAAACACAGGGATAGCACCATGAGCAAAATTTTTGAGGACAATAGCCAGACTATCGGTCACACCCCGCTGGTTCGTCTCAACCGTGTTACCAAAGGCCGCGTGCTGGCCAAGATCGAGAGCCGCAACCCCAGCTTCAGCGTCAAGTGCCGGATCGGTGCCAACCTGATTTGGGATGCCGAGAAGCGCGGCATCCTGACCAAGGGTAAGGAGATCATCGAGCCCACCAGCGGCAACACGGGTATTGCTCTGGCCTTCGTCGCGGCTGCTCGCGGCTATCCCATCACCCTGACCATGCCGGCCACCATGAGTCTGGAGCGCCGCAAGCTGCTCAAGGCGCTCGGGGCCAATCTGGTGCTGACCGAAGGACCGCTTGGCATGAAAGGGGCCATCGCCAAGGCCAACGAGATCCTCGAGTCCGAGCCGGGCAAGTATGTGTTGTTGCAACAGTTTGAAAACCCGGCCAACCCGGAGATCCACGAAAAGACCACCGGCCCCGAGATTTGGGATGCCACTGACGGTGAGGTGGATGTGTTCGTGGCCGGGGTCGGTACCGGTGGCACCATTACCGGTGTTTCCCGCTACTTGAAAAAGACTCTGGGCAAGGCGGTGGTCTCTGTCGCGGTCGAACCTGCCGAGTCGCCGGTCATCAGCCAGAAGCTGGCCGGTGAAGAGATCAAACCGGGCCCCCACAAGATCCAGGGTATTGGTGCCGGCTTTATTCCGGGCAACCTCGACCTCTCCCTGATTGATCGTGTTGAGCAGGTGACCAGTGACGAAGCCATCGAAATGGCCCGCCGCCTGATGGAGGAGGAGGGGATCCTGGCCGGGATCAGCTCCGGTGCTGCCGTGGTGGCTGCCAGCCGTCTGGCCGAGCTGCCGGAGTTTGAAGGAAAAACGATTGTCGTTATCCTGCCGAGCGCCGCGGAGCGCTACCTCTCCAGCGCCCTGTTTGCCGGCGTATTCAGCGAACAGGAATTGCAGCAGTAAACAACAAGATTGCACTGACCAGACGGCGCTCCCAGGAGCGCCGTTTCTTTATGGGCTAGACTCTGCATCGCCCAGCGCCACTCGGGCCCTTATTTTTTGGGGTAAAATAACAAGCTCCGGAGCGAGAAAAAAAGCAGACATTCTGTGATAAATCTCATATCCTGTGCGGCGTCACGCGGTGTCTGATGGTCAGGTATCACAAAGTAACAAAGTGTTATTTTTCGTTATAAAATAATTTCAGGCCAGTCCTGATGCGGCTTGTAGCCCAATAACGGAAAAATCCCGACCAAGACACCGAAATACTGCACAGAAAATTGACCTGGATTAAACCATTGCGGGTCTGCTTTCGTTACTTTACAACATATCCATACTGACACGGTGGGTCAGGTTGTCTGAAAAGCGACCTGCTCACTAAAAAATATCAATAATATGGGGTGAAACCATGTACGAGAAGTCTGTTGTTATTACTGCTGAAAACGGCCTGCACACCCGTCCGGCAGCTCAGTTCGTGAAAGAAGCCAAAGAATTCCAAAGCGAGATCACTGTGGTCTCCGGTGGCAAATCCGCCAGCGCCAAGAGCCTGTTCAAGCTGCAGACTCTGGGTCTGACCAAAGGCACCAACGTGACCATCCAGGCCGACGGCCCGGACGCTCAGAAAGCCGTTGAGAAGCTGGTTGCCCTGATGGACGAGCTGGAGTAATCCAGCTTTACTCCTCCCCCACAGTCGTTTTAATAGGAAGGATTATGATATCTGGCATTCTTGCGTCCCCCGGTATCGCATTCGGTAAGGCGCTTCTTCTGAAAGAAGATGAAATCGTTATCAATCAGGGCAAGATCTCTGCTGACCAGATTGATGTCGAGATCAACCGCTTCCTCGAAGCCCGCACCAAGTCAGCTGCACAGCTGGAAGCCATCAAAGAGATGGCCGGTCGCACCTTCGGCGAAGAAAAAGAGGCCATCTTCGAAGGCCACATCATGTTGCTCGAAGATGAAGAGCTGGAAGGGGATATCAAATCCTTCATCAAAGATAACAAGGCATCCGCCGACAAAGCCATCTACGAGGTGATCGAACAGTACGCCAAGATGATGGCCGAGCTGGAC includes:
- a CDS encoding HD domain-containing phosphohydrolase, producing MMRISGRCALHYGVTLSLFCLYGWQVCPFLESLTLPQLLGPTLVTFAIMFTVRNQLLSRRPLPRNGLDGFGLEVGFYLLGALLLSGYNALVHDFPLESHLKVLLGMTTLGFLVAADLTLERDWHRARARQAEQNLALSQPLAMPLPRKFTLFTLATLTLLGCVFFLLFNKDLEWLVTVERSLPRVEAQHYILWEIAFVMTVTFSYLALIIHGYGRNLGLSLRHQTSTMARVQCGDFDARVPVTRDDEFGLIAASTNQMIGELKSRSDELNLTRDVAILGLASLAETRDNETGAHIIRTQHYVKALALHLSLSDWDSYPLDDATIDLLFKSAPLHDVGKVGIPDAILLKPGKLTDEEFAIMKRHPQIGADALASAEAQLGSNSFLRLAREISLTHHEKWDGSGYPAGLAGEAIPLSGRLMAVADVYDALISKRVYKPAFSHEDAKEIIVKGSGSHFDPNIVNAFLACEAQFKEIAAKFQDHR
- a CDS encoding beta-ketoacyl-ACP synthase III; the encoded protein is MTAIVISGSGLYTPPFAVSNEELVAAFNQYVDLYNEENASAIDAGQLPAKQHSSCEFIEKASGIKSRYLVSREGVLNPDIMQPLLAERPDEMPSIMVEMAVAAAEQALIAAGREPGEIDLVIVAASNMPRPYPALAIELQHYLGASGMAFDMNVACSSATFGIKTAADMLAAGSAKLALVVNPEICSGHLNFRDRDSHFIFGDACTAVLLEREADCKVANPWQLVASKLVTQYSNNIRNNFGFLNRLSPRTRYSDDKLFRQQGRKVFKEVLPLVCDQIANQLDEQGWPADSLSRLWLHQANLTMNQFIGRKLLGHDASQQEAPVILDSYGNTSSAGSIIAFHLYNRDLPVGARGVLCSFGAGYSIGSLLLQRC
- a CDS encoding vWA domain-containing protein, with product MLIDFFTHLRRHKLPCSLRELLDLHAALAARLVAIDMDEFYQLSRCLLVKDEAHYDRFDRAFAEYYEGLEAIPLLPESLPEEWLRKEFERLLSPEEKALLKSLGGLDKLLETLNQRLSEQKERHAGGNKWVGTGGSSPFGHGGFHPEGVRMGGEGLHGKATKVWEARHYRNFSDDSPLGQRAIQLALRKLRRWVRKGNPDELDLDDTIKSSARQGWLDVKLRPERHNGVKLLVFFDVGGSMDAHVAEVQRLFSALRHEFKHLEYFYFHNCLYDFVWKDNARRFEERFDTLRLLRTYGSDYRVILVGDATMGPYEITWPGGSVEQWNEESGQVWLTRLQQHFPKLVWINPTPRREWLWHPSIKLMNDVVGGRMHPLTLAGLAAAIDQL
- a CDS encoding AAA family ATPase — its product is MGFSGSSQYLASDALKMAVNAAITLEKPLLIKGEPGTGKTVLAEAVADHLGTDLIAWHIKSTTKAQQGLYEYDAVARLRDSQLGDPRVANISHYIRQGKLWQAFSAEQRPVLLIDEIDKADIEFPNDLLLELDRMEFDVYETGERVRARQRPVVIITSNNEKELPDAFLRRCFFHYIRFPDKAEMQAIVKLHYPDLKESLLGEAMDLFFELREVEGLRKKPSTSELLDWIRLLLADDIAPEAMRAREPGKLVPALYGALLKTEQDLHLFEKLAFLARRGS
- the cysK gene encoding cysteine synthase A, whose translation is MSKIFEDNSQTIGHTPLVRLNRVTKGRVLAKIESRNPSFSVKCRIGANLIWDAEKRGILTKGKEIIEPTSGNTGIALAFVAAARGYPITLTMPATMSLERRKLLKALGANLVLTEGPLGMKGAIAKANEILESEPGKYVLLQQFENPANPEIHEKTTGPEIWDATDGEVDVFVAGVGTGGTITGVSRYLKKTLGKAVVSVAVEPAESPVISQKLAGEEIKPGPHKIQGIGAGFIPGNLDLSLIDRVEQVTSDEAIEMARRLMEEEGILAGISSGAAVVAASRLAELPEFEGKTIVVILPSAAERYLSSALFAGVFSEQELQQ
- a CDS encoding HPr family phosphocarrier protein, coding for MYEKSVVITAENGLHTRPAAQFVKEAKEFQSEITVVSGGKSASAKSLFKLQTLGLTKGTNVTIQADGPDAQKAVEKLVALMDELE